One Artemia franciscana chromosome 7, ASM3288406v1, whole genome shotgun sequence DNA segment encodes these proteins:
- the LOC136028692 gene encoding uncharacterized protein LOC136028692, with product MAVSKKPVKVFKKPTVAKQAVAAKKSRPKKGPSVKKAPANKVASKKSVAKKPAKKLVGEIAQDFKTDLRFQSSAVMALQEASEVYLAGLFEDTNLCAIHAKRLTIMPKDVQLAPRIRGERA from the exons ATGGCTGTTAGCAAAAAACCTGTAAAGGTTTTCAAGAAACCCACTGTTGCCAAACAAGCAGTAGCAGCAAAGAAATCGAGACCCAAGAAAGGGCCGTCAGTCAAGAAAGCTCCCGCCAATAAAGTGGCATCTAAAAAGTCAGTAGCTAAGAAACCAGCTAAAAA ACTTGTGGGAGAGATTGCccaggatttcaaaactgacttgagGTTCCAGAGTTCAGCTGTGATGGCCTTACAAGAAGCCAGCGAGGTGTATTTAGCTGGACTTTTTGAGGATACCAACTTGTGTGCCATTCACGCCAAAAGGCTGACCATCATGCCAAAAGATGTTCAACTTGCCCCTCGTATCCGTGGCGAGAGAGCTTAA